The window CCTTCATGCGCCTGAGAAAGTTAAGTTCATCGCGAACATCAACCAACGGCTCAGGGTACATGTCCATCTCCTCGTCAGAGATTGTGAACCCAGGCACCTGTTTCGCTCGACGCCTAAGGAATTCTGGCACCAGTTTGATAACAAAGCTGTCTGGAATAAGGCGAATAAGAACACCGATTGGGATGGAGAGGAATCCGAGCACAAGGGCAATGCCCCACATTCCTCCGGATTGGTCTTTGTCTGCAATCGAAAAAGCAGCACCGCCAACGAAGATGATCAGAACCTGGCCACCCATCATGAGAGTGCTGATTGCGATAAAGAACCAGTTGCGTGTCAGGCCTTCAAAGATGTTAAATTTGTTATCCAAGCGTCGATTACTAAAAGagaggtgaaaaaaaaaaggaggttAGCACTCAATTTATACAAAGACTCTCAGGTGTTAGATATACATACTTCCATTGGTTGAAGATTTGCATCCAGACGAATGTATTGAAGACCAGAGTTTCAATGTCGGCTTTGGTGACCTCGCCTCCAACAATGGGCTGGACCACGTTGCTGCCGCCAAAGTACAGCAGGAACGTGATAGCCAGTTGGTACAAGGCTTGTCCAATAATCATTTTCCACATGGTTGGCGAGATGATAGACGAACCCTTAGGCTCAGGCTTCCTGTCCAAAACACTGTCCTGCGGCGGATCAGTAGCGAGAGCAAGAGCTGCCAGTGTGTCCATAATCAGATTAACCCAAAGCAGCTGAACAGCCGTGAGGACAGACTTTTCAGACTCGCTAGAGACGGCAGAAACAAAGGTGAGGATGACGGCAGTGATGTTGACTGTAATCTGGAACTGCAAGAAACGTTTAACAGCATCATTGACAGCACGGCCCCATTTCAGGGCTTTGACAATGCTGGCAAAGTTGTCATCCATAAGGATGATAGCGGACGCTTCCTTGGCAACTTCAGTACCGGCGATGCCCATGGAAAATCCAACGTCGGCCATTTTGAGAGCGGGGGCGTCGTTGGTGCCATCACCAGTAACGGCAACGGTCTCTCCCAACTCCTTAAGCCTTTTCACTAGAATGCGCTTGTCCTCGGGGCTGGATCTCGCAAGGACATGAAGTTTGGGGATGATTTCGTTTTGCTTGAGCTTACTCAAATTACGGAAGTCGGGGCCCTCCATAACCAAGCTATCAGACTGCAAAATTCCACATTCCTTGGCAATGGCCTGAGCAGTGATCTTATTGTCACCAGTAACCATGCGAACAACAACGCCGGCCATTTGGCATAGCTGAACAGCCTCGGCGACGCCATCTCGTAGGGGATCCTGGATACCCACCATGCCGGCAAACGTCATCTTCTGGAATAAATCCTCAAATAGGATTTCACCCTTGCCCTCACCGCGGCGCAAAGCTGGCGGAGGCCACGACTCAAAATCTCTGTAGCACAAACTGATGGTTCGTAATGAGCGCTCTGCGTAAGATACAATAAGCTGGTTGGTTGCATCGATATCTCCCTGTGCCATCGACACCACAGAGGCATCCGCCAATGGATTCTGTAAAACTTTGTCGCATTTGGCAAGCAGGATCTCCGAGGCGCCCTTGATGAACAGTCTGGCCGTGCCATCGCGTTGCTGGACAACAATTCCCATGCACTTACGACCTGAATCAAAGGGAATCAGCTGTAGAGTTGTCGAATTTCCCCGTAGCTCGCTGACAGGCCCCATGCCCAGATGGGCTCTGGCAAACAGGAGAAGGGCCGTCTCGGTCTTGGAGCCGATAAAcgtcttttctccttcaaccTCGCCTTCGAATGCCGTCGAGTTCAAAGCAATAGAATCCAGAAGCAACTCTCTCACCGGAGCGCTAAGCTTATTGACAAAATCTGATGCGGGTAATGGTTTCTTGTTGTCGCCTTCAGCGTTATCGACGTCTTGTACGCGAGACTGGCGAAACTCATGGTTCACTCCCACTGTTCCTGCTACAACTTGCATTTTATTCTGAGTCAAAGTTCCTGTCTTGTCAGAGCAGATTGTTGTCGCGTTGCCCATGACTTCACAAGCTTTTAGGTGTCGAACCAGGTTGGCATCTTTGAGCATACGAGTTGTAGCGAAAGCGAGAGCCAAGGTAACGGCAAGGGGGAGACCTTCCGGGACAGCAACGACAATGATTGTTACTGTGACAATGAAGATGTTGAGGAACATCTGTCCCTTCTGCGCCGGAGTAGAGTTATCATCATGCGGCAAACGGACCAGAAACTCGATGAATAAGACAATAAACAAGAGCAGACCGGCAGCACCACCGAGCTTAGCAATGTACGTGGCGATGACGTTCAGCTTCGCCTGAAGTGGTGTCATTTCCGGGTCATCGTTGAGAGCCATGAGAGTCTTTCCGTAGGAAGAGTAGATGCCAGTTGACGTGGCCATATAAGTGCCAACACCTTCCATGATCCGGGATCCGGACTGAATGAATGGATCCATCTTTTTGAGGCTCTCATGATTCATAATGGCTTCGTAGACTTCGTCACCGCCCTGTTTGCGTATAATGTCCGATTCTCCTGTCGTCTGAGATTCATCGCATTTGACGTCAAAGCCTTCAATGAGGACACCATCGGCGGGAACCATGTCGCCAGGTTCGAGGTGGATCACGTCGCCAACCATGAGGTCGAATACAGATACTTCCATTGTCGCTCCAGAACGTACAACCTTGACATTTCgatcttgcttcttcttgtttagCTTTGCAAACTGTCTTTCCTTTTGATAATCGTTTAGCGATCCCACAATGACCacgatggcaatggcaacgaTAATGGCAACGCCTTCGACCCATTCGACCTTGGGTTCATCTGGCGTGTGTGCCTGGCCAAAGGTTTGATAGAGACCAACGGCAAGACTGATGGCGGCAGCAATCGACAAAAGAATCAACACTTTATCATTGTAAGTGATCCACATAAGTTCCAGTAAGCTCTtgcctttcttctctggTAATCGATTGTCTCTAAACACTCGGTATCGGTCTTGAAATCCTAGTGATCGTCGACTTGATTGAGACATTGTGCGAGCCGCCGGTTCCCCAGCTGTCAGCAAGGTCGCGGTAGCCTGCTTATCATTCTTTTTCGAAGTTGCCTCTCCAAATGTGACGTATCCTTCCAGATAGTTTTCTTCGGTGCTTAAGCCAGCTTTGCGATCCGTTCGCAGACCGCGCTCCAAGCCGCTCAAACCTCCTAGGTGATAGAAGGCCGCAAGGTTCTTGGGGTTGAACATCTTGTTGAGTTGGCCTGGTGAAAAGGCAAATGGGTTGTTCTCAACATCGAAGTCGGCCTCAGTCCCTGCATCAGGCTTCAACGCTGTCTCGTCGCTCATCACTTTATCGTTTGTTGGCGTCGTCTTGTACTTGTCCGTCTGCGTTGAGTTGGAAGCAACCACGGTGGTTTCCCCCCCTGAAACGAACGAACGGCTCGCTTCTTCGGAATCGACTGAGTTCTGCCGTGATCTTTTGTGGTTCGTCGGTACAACCAAGAATCCGTGCGCGCCAATGGGAGTCGAGACATTGTGAGGACTTGTTGGCCGGCTgctctctctgctaatatcGAAGGATGTGTCCGTCCGTGCTTCGGGGTGCCTTTCTTGAGAAAAGCCAAAAGGCGTCTCTATCATTGTAGAGGGGCTGGCGGCGTCGTCTGGGGGGGAGATGGGAGAGATGGTGTAGCTAGGTTGCGGCTGTTGGTTGTTAAAATCGTGTGTAATTTCTACAACGCTGCTATTGGGGTTGACGGCAGTTGTGTCTATTGTTATCGTCGGCCTAGGTATGCAATCTATTGGTTAGCcaacccttcttttttttttttttttggtcttgaGGGAGACGGGGCTGATTCGCAAGCAAAAGGAACACATACGCCCTCCGCCTCGCTGGAGGCCCTGGAGAGGGCTCAGGCTTGTTGGAGTCGGCCATTGTCAGCACTCAGCCGCCTCGAGGCAGCACACACGCTGAGATACGGCTCCGTTGCGAAAAGAGGTGtcgagggagagaaagggtGAGGCTGGACAGAGAAGACAGGCAGACTCGTGCAATCTGTAGCAACTGAGCCAGGGGGCGCGTTTGGCGGAGCTCAGGCGGGTTAATATCTAGATTTGCTCTGGCAACAAGGGAGAGAGGACTGGCGAGGCAAGCCCTAGCGGCTCGATGGAGGCGAATTAGCACCAGCTCATGGCCCAAGGAGTCGGAGCTTCGCAACGTCGAGCGCCCGTACAAGCAAAGTACTCCGGGAGGAAGAGCGTCTGAAGAGAGCGGCCATGCAAAAACCAAGGCCAGAAGCAAAACAAGGAATAAGGAATGAAGAGACTTGCATGTACCTTGCCATCGTGCTCGTCTCGTGCTTGAGGTTTAGCGTGAGGCTATGCTAAATGAAAAGGGTGAGTGATTGGCAGGCGGAAGCCAGCAGCCCCACCAGCATCAACCCATTTCAGTGGAGCGCCAGCTATGGTCGTACCTGTTAGACCTCGGTGGGCCGGCGGCGGTTCCAGCGGAGGCGAGCTCGCGCGGGTAGTCGCTACTGACGTGGCTATGGGATCGCGGGCCAATGCGCAAGTACCGGGAACCCAGCCTTGGCCCTCCAGGCAAACGCTCGCGCAGGGAGTGTCGCTTTGCTCTAGCGGCACCACTAAATAGGACAGTGGCCAGAGGCGCTATAACTCCAGCCAGCCGTGCATACACAATCCCCCTTCCCGGGCGTTAAGGCCGCTTACCGCACCGCTGAGGCATTGACTGGGCGCCCCGTACCTTGCCGAAGCAATGTACTCTTAGCACGCGGTCGAGGCATAACTTACTTGTAAGCATAAGGTATACAGCTGCGCGAGTAATGGTTCCGCGGTATAACGGCCCCGAGGCAGCATCTGCACCGTGCAGTATACGGATTCTTTGTTCAATGGAGCGATACCGTACTCTAATTGCGGAGAGCAACATTTGCATGATCGTGATCGGCCGCCTCCCTGTTTGAGCAGCTGGCAACGCCATTTCCAATCGCTTGGCAATGCATGGATTATATCTATGAGTGCTTTATAGGCACTTGCAGCGAGAGAGCTTGGCTGCAGTTACAAAAGTACCGGGTACATGGCCGCTAATATCCCCAACACGGCCAAGCTGACCCAGTGCCAGAGTACGCGGGTGCATGTACGAAAGAAGAAATACCTCTAGCAGTGGCATAATGCCAGGGTCTTCAGGCGCCAACTGGGAAACCCGACGAAGCGACTTGCACGGATTGGAACAAGTTTTGAAAGCAATCAGCAGTCTAATTGGGCACGAGTGCGGCGTTACCTCGACCTCTTGACCGACATGCTTCAGCACGTCTCGTATACCTAATTCGTATATCCGTCTGCCAGCACGTGtgcagtatgtatgtagatggctacctaggtacttacttcggataaaagaaaaaaatctgAGAATAATCCGAATTAGCTAGACAAGGAACAGGGGCTTGGCGGCCTTAGTACGGAGGAGATGCTCAGAAACTCTCGCCCTGCCACCGAGCAGAGGCCTCAACTCGTTTACCTGGGCCTCCCCATCAGCGGCGCCCAAGTACACGCACTACCGCTCCAGGTACAAGTAGCGAGTCTCCGTTGTGGAATCTCTTGGTTTGGGTACCTAGGACTCCTCTCTGCCCGCTAAGCCGCAAAGGTATCTCCCGAATACAGTTTCAAGCTGAAAAGTATCGCTGCTCGCGTGTCAGGTCCACGTAATCAGCCACGGCAGAGCACGCCATGGGCCACCAGTCAGTCGTCGCCCAGCATCATGAGACGGCCACAGCCTTGCCTGTGGCGATAGCGCTCCTCTGCCCGCGGCACCATCTCATCGCTTCGCTCGCAACGtgcctcatcttcagcgcATCTCGTCGACGAATCTACCTTATCAGATCATCATGTGATGGGCGGCCGTCAGAGGCTCCAGCGCCCCCCAGAGCCTAGTTCCAGGGGCTGTGCCAACAAGCTTTCTCCCCTCTTTGGCACCTCTGCAGCCCGATCAAGCGCTGCGGGCAACACAAGCACTCGGCGGGCAAACATCCATTGTATCAAAGTCGCCATGTCCTTGCGATTGCTACTTACACCTACCTACGTATGCAAACCCTCATACAAGCCACTCTCCACAGATCTAGCAACCAGCGCAAAGTTCACCACCGCCAACGTACTAACGGCTCCGTATGGAGCCAGCAAACCCGCCACGTGAGGCCGCCCATGCGAATATGCTGGCGATTTGCTGGCAAAACAGTCAATGCTATGGAATCAAGGGCGCCATATCTGCTCGCCAAGGCTTCATCAATCTCCAGTCGTCATAGGAACTCGCCGCGGCCATTGAGGCACAGCCTTGACGAATACGCGTCCCTTCAGGGGCTCTGGAAAATGTTTTAGCAGCACGGCATCAGACAATACCGATGATACCCAAACAATGTCGCAAAccgcgcagcagcaagtccTGGATATCGCTGCGGTCATACATGAACACGGCACACGACGGGTCATAGGTGGCATCTGAGACGCAGAGAAATACAGCTGTCTCTCGCTACCAGTAAAATGATGCTGCTTAATTTCTGACATTGGCGCTAAGACGGCAGAAAGTGACATCGTCGGCCCCATCGAAGTGCTTATACTTGTAGCGCCATCTGACGCTGCTGGAAGATCAGCATCTTTGTTGGAAGGTCGTACATTTGCACACGCATTTATCGGGTTTAGTCCTCCGATCATCATATCTCTGCGCCGTGCCGCCGTGGATATCAAAGTGCTGCTGTATCACGGTTGCAGAAATGGATTCCAGAGATGCGGTGACGGCTGGCAAAAGTGACTATTCTGGCGCCAGGCGGCTGAGAAACGAGCATGACTCGGCCCCAAcataataattaaactacgGGACTTCAAGCACAAGAGCAAGCTTCATCTTTCATATTCCATACGGCGGCGTAGCCAAAACCTTGATATTTCTTCAAAGTGGAGTGTGGGGTACGCTTGCGGGTCTGGAAACTCGCAATTACGCGGAACACCGCAGTGTTATCTTGATCACGGACGTTGCCCCAGGCTCATTGCCAGGCTCTCCAATACGGCGAAGCCATTGAAACAAGAGTCGGACATTAAATGACAAAATCACCAATAACGTCGCCATGATCCAGTCGCATCTCCCAAGCAGACTAGAGCTAGGCTAGCCGCCCACCCTGGCACACCTTATTGCTGTTAAGGTGTGTTTCAAGATGCTAAACGGCATAGCGCCTCCACACACGGACGCACGTTGTCTGGCTTATATAGGTACGAGACCCAAATCACCATTCCGgcctttgctctctctcGCACTGTACGGGGTCTAAGCCAAGGGGGGCCCCGGTCCGCTACCACAGCTCGCTCACGATATTCTAGATGGTTTTTGCTGGTGGATGTGTTTAGCTCCAACAAGTTGCCGTGGCTGTAAACCTTGTTCCGCCTCGTTCGTCAAATCATTCTCATACTAAATGATTTGGTTCCGACCATTTGCCTCCCATGGGAGGATCTGCCCCGGGAAAAGGGAATGGAAGAGTGTAGAAAGAATCTATTCGTCGCCCCTAAGCGAATCGTAGCCCCCATATACAGTGCCTTTGCCGAAACTGTGTGTTCCGCAGAGCTGGTTAATTTGGAGTTCCCTATCTCGGCAAGCTACAAGACCGCATTGAGGCTGAGCAGCTACCTTAACATTATCGACAGCGAATAACTGTGCTGCCCGCTTCTGCAGGGCGCTAAATCTCATCATATCACT is drawn from Trichoderma asperellum chromosome 4, complete sequence and contains these coding sequences:
- a CDS encoding uncharacterized protein (TransMembrane:11 (i311-332o344-364i515-537o557-584i1001-1022o1028-1050i1071-1095o1115-1132i1152-1178o1184-1204i1324-1344o)), coding for MADSNKPEPSPGPPARRRAPTITIDTTAVNPNSSVVEITHDFNNQQPQPSYTISPISPPDDAASPSTMIETPFGFSQERHPEARTDTSFDISRESSRPTSPHNVSTPIGAHGFLVVPTNHKRSRQNSVDSEEASRSFVSGGETTVVASNSTQTDKYKTTPTNDKVMSDETALKPDAGTEADFDVENNPFAFSPGQLNKMFNPKNLAAFYHLGGLSGLERGLRTDRKAGLSTEENYLEGYVTFGEATSKKNDKQATATLLTAGEPAARTMSQSSRRSLGFQDRYRVFRDNRLPEKKGKSLLELMWITYNDKVLILLSIAAAISLAVGLYQTFGQAHTPDEPKVEWVEGVAIIVAIAIVVIVGSLNDYQKERQFAKLNKKKQDRNVKVVRSGATMEVSVFDLMVGDVIHLEPGDMVPADGVLIEGFDVKCDESQTTGESDIIRKQGGDEVYEAIMNHESLKKMDPFIQSGSRIMEGVGTYMATSTGIYSSYGKTLMALNDDPEMTPLQAKLNVIATYIAKLGGAAGLLLFIVLFIEFLVRLPHDDNSTPAQKGQMFLNIFIVTVTIIVVAVPEGLPLAVTLALAFATTRMLKDANLVRHLKACEVMGNATTICSDKTGTLTQNKMQVVAGTVGVNHEFRQSRVQDVDNAEGDNKKPLPASDFVNKLSAPVRELLLDSIALNSTAFEGEVEGEKTFIGSKTETALLLFARAHLGMGPVSELRGNSTTLQLIPFDSGRKCMGIVVQQRDGTARLFIKGASEILLAKCDKVLQNPLADASVVSMAQGDIDATNQLIVSYAERSLRTISLCYRDFESWPPPALRRGEGKGEILFEDLFQKMTFAGMVGIQDPLRDGVAEAVQLCQMAGVVVRMVTGDNKITAQAIAKECGILQSDSLVMEGPDFRNLSKLKQNEIIPKLHVLARSSPEDKRILVKRLKELGETVAVTGDGTNDAPALKMADVGFSMGIAGTEVAKEASAIILMDDNFASIVKALKWGRAVNDAVKRFLQFQITVNITAVILTFVSAVSSESEKSVLTAVQLLWVNLIMDTLAALALATDPPQDSVLDRKPEPKGSSIISPTMWKMIIGQALYQLAITFLLYFGGSNVVQPIVGGEVTKADIETLVFNTFVWMQIFNQWNNRRLDNKFNIFEGLTRNWFFIAISTLMMGGQVLIIFVGGAAFSIADKDQSGGMWGIALVLGFLSIPIGVLIRLIPDSFVIKLVPEFLRRRAKQVPGFTISDEEMDMYPEPLVDVRDELNFLRRMKGGRLNNLKFAIQHPKEMITRSRSPSHSRSNSVMTTDTPGREDSFPSRVATPVSRQRSRSARSRSNSALGAPTVMAGIVAAGVAAGWSPIGRPSAEDREAMMQHYQLQLQHQSRTEESPEQGSQKPAEGQNSEAQK